Genomic segment of Thauera sp. K11:
ACCCGTCTCGGAGAGAAACTGCGCGAACTGCGAAAGGCGCGCAACCTGACCCTCGAAAAGCTGGCCGACGCCGCTGGCTTGAGCAAGAGCTATCTCTGGGAACTTGAGAATCGGGAGTCCCAGCGGCCGTCGGCAGAGAAGCTCACCGCGCTCGCTGACGCGCTAGGCGTGGCGGCGTCGTATTTCATCGAGGAAGATGTACGCGCCCCGGAAGAGCGGCATTTGGACGAAGCGTTCTTTCGCGGCTACCAGAAGCTGGAGCCTGAAGCCAAGGAGCAGCTTCGCAAGATCCTCGAAACCTTTAAGAAGACTTCATGACAGACGGCGGCTGGACGCCTCAGCGCGCAGCCAACCGCCTCGTCAAGGTGGTCGAGGCCGTCAGCGTGGCGCATGGGATTGACCGGTTTCCGGTGGACGTGCCGCAGCTTGCGCTGGAATGCGCCCATATATTCAAGTGGCCAGATCCGATCACGAAGGTCCAGGCCGCGGCCATCAAGGGCTTCGACGGAGCCTTGTTCGCGGGAGAAAGCCGAAAGGAGTGGCTGCTCCTCTACAACGATGCGGTGACCTCGCCAGGGCGGATGCGTTTCACGCAGGCACACGAATTGGGACACTACATCCTGCATCGGATGCAGCGAGAGTCCTTCCAGTGCAGTGATGCCGACATGCTGAACTGGTCCCAGGACGAGCGCGACATCGAGGCCCAGGCTGACTTATTTGCCTCGTACCTGCTGATGCCTCTGGACGACTACCGCAAGCAGGTCACCACGGACGTCGACATGGACATCCTCGGCGCATGCGCGGAGCGTTACGGTGTGTCGTTGACGGCGGCGGTCCTCAAGTGGTTGCAGTACACCGATGAGAAAGCCGTTCTGGTGATGTCCAACGACGGGTTCATCAATTGGGCTTGGTCGAGCGAGCCCGCGGCACGCGCCGGCGCGTTCTTCCGTACCCGCGGCAACGTCATTCCTCTACCAGAAGGCTCGCTGGCAGCAAATCCAGAAATTCTGCATGATCGGCACGGCACCAAGATCCCTGCAACCGTCTGGTTTCCACACGCCGACCCTCATATTCCGCTGCGTGAGATGAAGATACACGCGGCACAGTACGATGCCACGCTAAGCCTCTTGTGGTTACCTCGATCTGCCGAGGTTTGGCCGCCGCGCGAAAGACTGGAAGGGTAACGAGCCTCAAAGCCACCGGTTAATCGTGGGCCTACTTTCTTTGCTGCCTTCGCCTCCGCACGCACCGAATGAACGCATGATGTCGAGTCAAATATGGTTCCACGCCAAGTGGCTTCGAGGAACGGTCTTGCGATTAGGTGTCTGCCGCTCGTCAGTGTTGTGCTTCATGCGGCCGGTGTACTTTGCATTGCGGTCGCCCAGCCTGGGGCAGATGGGCGTCCGCATAGGCCGAGGACGACTCGGTCAGCTTGGAGAAACGACTGGCAGCTTGAAGGTCAGAAAGCCGACTTCGACCTTGCAAACATCATCAGGCAGCTCAGGGTCGTTAGCGGGAATCGGAAGTTCGGGTAAGCGGCCATCCTCTTCGCATATAGCCGAGCAGAATCGAACGGCGGCAGTGGCCGAGATTCAGCCTCATGCCACCGACAACAGGCGGCACCTCGGCCTTATGTGGAGCTCCACATAAGGCCGATCAGCAGAAATTGATTTCGGCGTAACTGTCGGACTCGGGAGGCCCCGTGCGTGAAGGTGGTAGGCGCCGATGGGCTGCGGCGATGGAACCGAGTGCTGTAGGATATGCGTTTTCCATTTTCCGGGGAGACGATGAAGCTGCATGTCTACACCGGTGCCGAAGTGAAGGCACGTCGCAAGGCACTGGGCCTGGTTCAGGCCGATTTCTGGGGACTGTTCGGTGCCACCCAAAGCGCCGGTAGCCGCTACGAGTCCGAAGGTGGTAGGGAGATTCCCGAACCGATCCAGATCCTGCTGAACATTGCACTTGCCAGTGACGCGAAGGCGAGCACGATCGTGCAGTCACTGCGGACGCTGGGCAAGCCGCCGAAACAGGACAGCAAGCCCAAGGTGCCGCTCGGGTTCGGCCGGCTGCCGTGACCAATCACCCGTGACGGGCCTTGGCCGCCCGTCGCAATCCTTCCCCTACCAAGTTCCTCATCCCCACGACCTGTCGGTACAACCGGCAGGCCGATTCGTGTTCATGCGCGCCATCCTCTTGTTGGTCAGCCTCATGCTGGCCGGCTGCAATGCGGCCTTCATCCACGACCCCGTTGTCGATCAGAGGTCATCGAGACCGTCCCCGCTGCCGGCGCCGACGGCCGACGTACCCTTCGATCTCGTCACCGGCAAAACGACGGTCGGCCACCGCAGCTTCGCCAACGCCAAGAAGGTGCTTCCGTACGTCTTCGCGGGGATGGAGCAGGATTTCTACTGCGGCTGTAGCTACGTGGGGACGGCCGTCGATTTTGCGAGCTGTGGCTACGTTCCCCGCAGGAACCTGACGCGGGCCAGTCGCATCGAGTGGGAACATGTGGTGCCGGCCTGGACGATCGGACACCAGCGGCAGTGCTGGCAGGACGGCGGACGGCAGCGCTGCACCGAAATGGATCCGGTGTTCCAGGTCGCCGAGGGCGACCTCAACAACCTGGTGCCCGCCGTGGGCGAAGTAAACGCCGACCGCAGCAACTTTGCGTACAGCATGTGGGAACGAGACCCGGCGCCGATGTACGGCGCCTGTCCCACGGTGGTCGACTTCAAGCTGAAGCGGGTCCAGCCGCGAGAAGGTGTCCGGGG
This window contains:
- a CDS encoding endonuclease — its product is MRAILLLVSLMLAGCNAAFIHDPVVDQRSSRPSPLPAPTADVPFDLVTGKTTVGHRSFANAKKVLPYVFAGMEQDFYCGCSYVGTAVDFASCGYVPRRNLTRASRIEWEHVVPAWTIGHQRQCWQDGGRQRCTEMDPVFQVAEGDLNNLVPAVGEVNADRSNFAYSMWERDPAPMYGACPTVVDFKLKRVQPREGVRGRAARITLYMYKTYGLHLSDQDRKLMCAWARRYPIDDWERERNRRIVRWQGRGNPFVTDATELKRSCG
- a CDS encoding helix-turn-helix domain-containing protein, producing the protein MKLHVYTGAEVKARRKALGLVQADFWGLFGATQSAGSRYESEGGREIPEPIQILLNIALASDAKASTIVQSLRTLGKPPKQDSKPKVPLGFGRLP
- a CDS encoding ImmA/IrrE family metallo-endopeptidase, whose amino-acid sequence is MTDGGWTPQRAANRLVKVVEAVSVAHGIDRFPVDVPQLALECAHIFKWPDPITKVQAAAIKGFDGALFAGESRKEWLLLYNDAVTSPGRMRFTQAHELGHYILHRMQRESFQCSDADMLNWSQDERDIEAQADLFASYLLMPLDDYRKQVTTDVDMDILGACAERYGVSLTAAVLKWLQYTDEKAVLVMSNDGFINWAWSSEPAARAGAFFRTRGNVIPLPEGSLAANPEILHDRHGTKIPATVWFPHADPHIPLREMKIHAAQYDATLSLLWLPRSAEVWPPRERLEG
- a CDS encoding helix-turn-helix domain-containing protein; this translates as MATRLGEKLRELRKARNLTLEKLADAAGLSKSYLWELENRESQRPSAEKLTALADALGVAASYFIEEDVRAPEERHLDEAFFRGYQKLEPEAKEQLRKILETFKKTS